The following proteins are encoded in a genomic region of Pectinophora gossypiella chromosome 6, ilPecGoss1.1, whole genome shotgun sequence:
- the LOC126367727 gene encoding uncharacterized protein LOC126367727 isoform X2: MCRRWFHSIRLSPTRARLQPQRRARASHLRTRPRRHCVLYSTFDGADHKCRKGPCAGGGAAGAARAAAGRVQPRAGRRRRRPRRALRCACCRRQMALRGRGRRGGGRGDGCGGRRPLTTRRRRRHRGAYLWLSDLLNDTYLGT; this comes from the exons ATGTGTCGTCGGTGGTTCCATTCCATTAGATTGTCCCCGac ACGTGCGCGCCTCCAGCCGCAGCGCCGCGCCCGTGCCTCTCACCTCCGCACCCGCCCCCGACGACACTGCGTCTTATATTCAA CTTTCGACGGAGCAGACCACAAGTGCAGGAAGGGACCGTGTGCAGGTGGAggtgcggcgggcgcggcgcgcgcggctgCCGGCCGCGTCCAGCCCCGCGCcggccgccggcgccggcgacCACGCCGAGCGCTGCGCTGCGCCTGTTGTCGACGACAG ATGGCGCTGCGAGGACGAGGTCGACGGGGCGGTGGGCGCGGTGACGGATGCGGCGGCCGGCGGCCACTCACCACCCGACGCCGAAGACGACATCGAGGTGCCTATTTGTGGTTATCAGACCTATTAAACGAtacttacctaggtacctaA
- the LOC126367727 gene encoding uncharacterized protein LOC126367727 isoform X3: MCRRWFHSIRLSPTRARLQPQRRARASHLRTRPRRHCVLYSTFDGADHKCRKGPCAGGGAAGAARAAAGRVQPRAGRRRRRPRRALRCACCRRQMALRGRGRRGGGRGDGCGGRRPLTTRRRRRHREKTRTVRLEKYRRLFR, from the exons ATGTGTCGTCGGTGGTTCCATTCCATTAGATTGTCCCCGac ACGTGCGCGCCTCCAGCCGCAGCGCCGCGCCCGTGCCTCTCACCTCCGCACCCGCCCCCGACGACACTGCGTCTTATATTCAA CTTTCGACGGAGCAGACCACAAGTGCAGGAAGGGACCGTGTGCAGGTGGAggtgcggcgggcgcggcgcgcgcggctgCCGGCCGCGTCCAGCCCCGCGCcggccgccggcgccggcgacCACGCCGAGCGCTGCGCTGCGCCTGTTGTCGACGACAG ATGGCGCTGCGAGGACGAGGTCGACGGGGCGGTGGGCGCGGTGACGGATGCGGCGGCCGGCGGCCACTCACCACCCGACGCCGAAGACGACATCGAG AAAAAACACGGACTGTCCGTCTGGAAAAATATCGACGGCTATTCCGATGA
- the LOC126367727 gene encoding uncharacterized protein LOC126367727 isoform X1, protein MYIFVYVRASSRSAAPVPLTSAPAPDDTASYIQLSTEQTTSAGRDRVQVEVRRARRARLPAASSPAPAAGAGDHAERCAAPVVDDRWRCEDEVDGAVGAVTDAAAGGHSPPDAEDDIEKKHGLSVWKNIDGYSDEIDDEGEISLR, encoded by the exons atgtatatatttgtat ACGTGCGCGCCTCCAGCCGCAGCGCCGCGCCCGTGCCTCTCACCTCCGCACCCGCCCCCGACGACACTGCGTCTTATATTCAA CTTTCGACGGAGCAGACCACAAGTGCAGGAAGGGACCGTGTGCAGGTGGAggtgcggcgggcgcggcgcgcgcggctgCCGGCCGCGTCCAGCCCCGCGCcggccgccggcgccggcgacCACGCCGAGCGCTGCGCTGCGCCTGTTGTCGACGACAG ATGGCGCTGCGAGGACGAGGTCGACGGGGCGGTGGGCGCGGTGACGGATGCGGCGGCCGGCGGCCACTCACCACCCGACGCCGAAGACGACATCGAG AAAAAACACGGACTGTCCGTCTGGAAAAATATCGACGGCTATTCCGATGAGATCGACGACGAAGGTGAGATTTCATTGCGATAA
- the LOC126367727 gene encoding uncharacterized protein LOC126367727 isoform X4: MYIFVYVRASSRSAAPVPLTSAPAPDDTASYIQVEVRRARRARLPAASSPAPAAGAGDHAERCAAPVVDDRWRCEDEVDGAVGAVTDAAAGGHSPPDAEDDIEKKHGLSVWKNIDGYSDEIDDEGEISLR, from the exons atgtatatatttgtat ACGTGCGCGCCTCCAGCCGCAGCGCCGCGCCCGTGCCTCTCACCTCCGCACCCGCCCCCGACGACACTGCGTCTTATATTCAA GTGGAggtgcggcgggcgcggcgcgcgcggctgCCGGCCGCGTCCAGCCCCGCGCcggccgccggcgccggcgacCACGCCGAGCGCTGCGCTGCGCCTGTTGTCGACGACAG ATGGCGCTGCGAGGACGAGGTCGACGGGGCGGTGGGCGCGGTGACGGATGCGGCGGCCGGCGGCCACTCACCACCCGACGCCGAAGACGACATCGAG AAAAAACACGGACTGTCCGTCTGGAAAAATATCGACGGCTATTCCGATGAGATCGACGACGAAGGTGAGATTTCATTGCGATAA